In the Gammaproteobacteria bacterium genome, CTTACGCGCCGAAATAAGAGTACGTTGCTGTAATAAATTGTGAGTACGAGCTTCATCACGCACTAATTGCCAGTCGGCCAGTTTTAAATATAGCTCGGCAAAAATCACCGACTCTTTGATAAATAAACTACCCGTTGTAAACGACAGACTGTATTTTTTAGGGCTATTCATGGCAAAAATTCGCAAATGGCTGTGATTTTATGGGGGTTATTAGACCATAAATGCAGAAGGTATGTTTATACCTCGTTTTTGGTTTTTGAGCAGGTATAGGAAATTGTATTTTGGTGTTGAAAGCGTCATATGATGACGCTTTTTATTATGTATGGTTTGTTAAGTTATTAAGCGCAGCTAAATACTCTGACTTATTCAAAACACAAATTTGTTTGTGACCGAAATCGTTAGTTTCTAAGTCTAATTGCATCCGTTTATTAAAATAAAATAAAAGAGCTTGCCGAATTGGCAGGATAAGACGATTGTTTTCCATGCAATAGTCTATAGCTATCGCATGTTGATGTCCTTCACTTAGATTTGGATGGGGGGAAATTATGACCTCAAAAAAAGTATTCCATTGTGTGTCCTTGTCAGATAGTTCTCCTGCAATATCATAATCCTTTACGCCATAACATCTAGATAATACAAAATCCTTAAACATATTTCCTAAATGACAAAAAGCTCGGACATGCCAACGAATACCATCAAAACCAAAAGCATGTGGTGTTATTCTCCTCCACATAGGTTCTGGACATAAAGGATTCATAGATTGATATAAAATGTCGATAGATTGTTTTTTGCGTATCGCTACTAATAAGTCTCTTAGTCTCTCAGGATCAACCTTTTGCTGCGGAATAATTAAAGCATCTGAGTTTGGAAGGTGACTTATCCAAGTATCTTCTTGTTCAATCATACCATCTGCTATACCGCGTAATTGCACTAAGTAACGTTCGGCGTTTGGCTTTAGAAAATAGGATTTAAAGCTTTCAGTTGCTACATACCTCTTAAGACTTGAGTCATAACGAATGTTATCAGGTGTAATTTTTTGGTAAAGGCTCAAGTCTGATGATGCTTGTGGTACTGAAACATTGAATCTCGCTGTGATATCTGATCGTCGTATGTAGCCTTCCCAAAAAATACAGAACTCAATAAATTCAAGCCGTCGTTCAGCTCCCCATCTAACTAGATGATCTATGCTATCACTCATTAAATAATTTTCCGTAAAGTTACTTGACCCGTATATTTTTTATACCCATAATGAAACTATACGCATAATTGCGGTTTTTGTCCAGCGACTCTAATCGTAATCAATCTTTTATATACGAGGTCGCATATGACGCATACTTGGAAAAATGAACGTGCTTCGGAGCAAATAGCAAAGAGAATTAGTGAAGTTAACACTGTTAGTATTGTTGATTATGTACGAAAGATGTCTCTTGAAAATATCCCTGTAAACAAGGGATATCGTGTCAATGGCGTACACATGTATGCTGACATACTGAATTTAGATGAAATTCTTAGCACAACTGATTTTGAAGGTGAGCGTTGTCATAAAAGGGCTTTGCGATTTTTAAATTTACACTATCGAGCAGTAAGCCGCATCTTATCTAAAGCGGAGATAATTCGTGTTGATTTCCATAATCAACGCTTACATTCGCTTATTACCAAACCGTATAACACAGAAGAAAATGCAGAAGTCACCCGTATTCATAAAGCCATTGCAATAGCACAACTGATTATTGATGTACTCAAAGAAACAGGTGATGAGGATGATAGCATCCCCAATGCTAAGGTGCGTGTTGGGATAGATACAGGTCAAGCTATAGCAGTAAATAATGGACGTAGCGGCAACAAAGAGCCATTATTTTTGGGTGAGCCAGCTAATCACGCGGCGAAATTATCTGGCGGAGGCGCGGCACAGGGTATATTTCTGACTAATGAGGCTAGAAAAATTATTGGCCTTGTAGAAGTGAGCGAACCTAAGAATAAAGCATTAACTATATTAGACATCCAATCGAGTCAAACCAAAGCCAATCTTGACTTTACAAAAGATGAAATTATTGAAGACTGGAAAGTTGATCTTGAAAAAAACCCAATCGGAGCTTTTTCTTTTTC is a window encoding:
- a CDS encoding DUF1819 family protein; translation: MNSPKKYSLSFTTGSLFIKESVIFAELYLKLADWQLVRDEARTHNLLQQRTLISARK
- a CDS encoding transcriptional regulator translates to MSDSIDHLVRWGAERRLEFIEFCIFWEGYIRRSDITARFNVSVPQASSDLSLYQKITPDNIRYDSSLKRYVATESFKSYFLKPNAERYLVQLRGIADGMIEQEDTWISHLPNSDALIIPQQKVDPERLRDLLVAIRKKQSIDILYQSMNPLCPEPMWRRITPHAFGFDGIRWHVRAFCHLGNMFKDFVLSRCYGVKDYDIAGELSDKDTQWNTFFEVIISPHPNLSEGHQHAIAIDYCMENNRLILPIRQALLFYFNKRMQLDLETNDFGHKQICVLNKSEYLAALNNLTNHT
- a CDS encoding transcriptional regulator, whose protein sequence is MTHTWKNERASEQIAKRISEVNTVSIVDYVRKMSLENIPVNKGYRVNGVHMYADILNLDEILSTTDFEGERCHKRALRFLNLHYRAVSRILSKAEIIRVDFHNQRLHSLITKPYNTEENAEVTRIHKAIAIAQLIIDVLKETGDEDDSIPNAKVRVGIDTGQAIAVNNGRSGNKEPLFLGEPANHAAKLSGGGAAQGIFLTNEARKIIGLVEVSEPKNKALTILDIQSSQTKANLDFTKDEIIEDWKVDLEKNPIGAFSFSRHTPPLCNMDISDLTPSNSRRQEAVSIYADIDGFTAYVKKHINDHPQDVIQCLHVIRSELERVLTSDFDGRRIRFIGDCLHGLICEGTSKTTDIKATISTATLCVGGL